From the Desulfovibrio sp. genome, the window ACTGGCGGCATGACTGCGAGTTAAGGTGAAAAAACTCGCTCACCCTATGCTTTCACACATCAGGGGTGCGGCCTGCACCCACATTCCTGCCATTTTGATATGGTCACCCATTCAAGCGCCATTTTTTTCGGCGCTTTTTGCTTTGGTGGCCCGCCTTCTTCTGATGCCGCAACACCTCGCGATACAAAAACGCGCCACAATGCCACAGCAGATTAATCCACAAATGTTAAAATCATTTTGCTGTTAAGTGTTATGCCACTACTATAGAGATTCTACATTCACAACATTTTTTCCAACTTTCAAATCTACATTTACTCCAAACAAAAATTTAATTTATCCATTTTTATTAAACAAGTTAATTATAAATACGATTCAGTTAATTTTTTTTACACACCCACACAACCAGATTAAGTCAATTACATTCTTTACAAGCCATATTCTTCGCTCTAATCTTATTACATAATCAGCCGATAAGTTAGTTGAATGCAGATTCATATTGGTTGAACGCTCAATAAATAATAATTTTGTTCATAGCATAGAGGTACAATCCTGTGCCGATCTTTCGGCGCCAATCTCAGGGGGGCAAGGACTTATGCGTTCTATCAAACAAAAAATTGCGCTGGCTGCGGGTCTCGGGCTGATTGTCACGGCTGCCATTCTGATGGCTTTCGGGCTGTACTCCACCAGCAAAACCAAGGATTTTGTTTCCCACAGAGTCTCACAACTTTTGGAAGAAAGCGCCATTTCATCACTTGAATCTCTGGTTTCAGACAGGGCCTCCGTTGTGGAAACGGCCCTTCAGGATAACATTGACACCGCCCGCACAACAGGAAAAATATTCGAGGTCTTGCGCGCCAATCTCGGCAGCGAGCACCTGCGCGATCTTTTTGTCAAAATTCTGCGCGCCAACCTTGATAACAACCCCACATATCTGGGTTCATATTCCGCATGGGAACCCAACGCCCTTGACGGCATGGATGCCCTGTACGCCAATACAGAAGCCCACGATGCTTCGGGCCGCTTTATTACGTACTGGAACCGCGATGAAACAGGCAAGATCAGCCGCCAGGCGCTGGTGGAGTACGAAAGCGATGCCAAGCACGCCAACGGCGTGCGCAAGGGCGGCTGGTACCTTGGCCCCAGGGAAACCGGCAAGGAAAGCGTACTTGACCCCTTCCCCTACATCGTGCAGGGCAAAACGGAATGGCTGACCACAATCTCCGTGCCCGTCAAGGAAAACAACAAGTTCCTCGGCGTTTCCGGCACAGATCTGCGCCTCACCTTTTTGCAGAAGATGGCAGAAGATGTTGATGCCAAAATATACGGCGGCAAGGGCGACGTATTCATTATCAGCTATGACGGTCTGGTAGTTGCCAACAGCGGTGACGCCTCAATGGTCGGCAAAGCATTGAGCAATGGCTTGCCCAATGCAGACAAGGTCATGCCCAACGTGCGTGATGGCAAGGCCTATGCCGGGCTGAGTGTGGACGGCAAGTCCATTGTGGCATACGCCCCGGTCAAGCTTGGTCGCTCCGGCAAGTTCTGGTCAGTACTTGTCAGGCTGCCCAGAGATGTTGTGCTGGCTGATGCCGATGCCCTTGAGGCGCAACTCAACGAGCGCGCCAAAAACGATGCATTCAATCAGATCATGGTCGGCGCAGGCGTGGCCCTGCTGGGCATAATCTGCCTGTGGTTCTTTGCGGGTTCCCTCACGCGGCCGCTCATCAGGGCCAAGAACTACGCCGAAGGTGTTGCCGCAGGCGATTTCAGCGGGGAACTGGTGGTGAACCAGCAGGACGAAATCGGCGTGTTGGCCAACTCTCTGCGCACCATGGTTGCCAATCTGCAAGCAATGATAGCCGAGGCGCACGCCAAGGGCGAAGAAGCCCAAAAAGCAATGAAAGAAGCGCAGGCCGCCATGCAGGAGGCCCACGCCGCCAAGGCTCAGGCCGAGCGGGCCAAGGCCGAGGGCATGCTGCATGCTGCCGGGCAGCTTGAAGGCGTTGTGGAAATCGTCACTGCGGCCTCGCAGCAGCTTTCATCCCAGATTGAGCAATCGAGCCGAGGTGCGGACGAGCAGTCTGGGCGTGTGCGCGAAACCGCCACTGCCATGGAAGAAATGAACGCCACCGTGCTTGAAGTGGCCCGCAACGCCCAGCAGGCAGCGGACGCCTCCACCCAGACCAAGCAAAAGGCCCTTGAGGGCTCCAATATCGTCAGCGATGCGGTCAAGGGCATTGAAACTGTCCGGGATCAGTCGCTGGCCATCAAGGAAGACATGAACGCCCTTGGCAAGCAGGCTGAAGGCATTGGCCAGATCATGAACGTGATTGCCGACATTGCCGACCAGACCAACCTGCTTGCCCTTAACGCGGCCATTGAGGCCGCCCGCGCTGGCGATGCCGGCCGCGGATTTGCAGTTGTGGCCGATGAAGTGCGCAAACTGGCGGAAAAGACCATGGCCGCCACGCAGGAAGTGGGACAGGCCATCCGCGACATTCAGGATGGCACCCGCAAAAACATTGCCAACGTGGACAAGGCTGCCGTAACCATCGAAAGCGCTACAGACCTTTCCGTACGTTCCGGCGAAGCCTTGAGCCAGATATTCAACCTCGTTGAACAGGTTAACGATCAAGTACAGTCAATTGCGACTGCAAGTGAACAGCAATCAGCGGCAAGCGAAGAAATCAACAAGTCCGTTGAACAGGTTTCTGCAATTTCTGCTGAAACAGCTCAGGCAATGGAACAGGCATCAAGCGCCGTGTCTGAACTTGCGCAACAGTCAAAAGTACTGCAAAACCTCATTCACGAAATGAAAACACAGAAATAATCAATGTAATACATAATGGCTTGCCCGGATCTTCCTCTCGCTGAGGCCGGGCAAGCCATTGACACACCTTCACTTTCACTGCATTAAACTAGGAGAGAATTTTCCAATCAGCGATGCTGCATTTTTTGAAATAATATTTTGAAACTGCTGGCAAGCCTGACAAGCACACAACTCCAACGGCCCAGGAATTCTATGCGCGGCTTTATTGCTGGAATTTTGCTTTTTATGGCGATCGCATCCATTACGACCGCCGCAGTTCCTTCCCGCGCTCTGGCCGCCGACAGCCACGCCCCTATCATTGTTTCCCTTCCCCGTGAAAACGAGCCTTATTCCTTCGTATCCATGTTCGGCGAGCCATCTGGCCTGCTTGTGGATATCTGGCGACTGTGGGGCGAGAAGGTCGGGCGAGACGTCAAATTTCGCATGGGGGAATGGCCTGACTTGCTAACTGATGTCCGCTCAGGGCAATCGCAAATCCACGGCGGACTTTTTCGCACCGCCACCCGCTCCCTGCTGCTGGATTTCGGCCCAGCGCTCTTTTCCTCGCGCGGCGTGATCATTATGGCTTCGGGCATCAGCGCTGATCTGGACAGCACGCCCGCACCGGTCATCGCCACTCTCAAGGGCACAATCCTTGAAACGCATCTGCGCACCCGCTACCCCACCCTGCGTCTTTTGTCGCTGACATCCTTCAAGGATATGCTCATGGCTGTGGGCGGCGGTCTGGCTCAAGGTGTTGCCGGGCCGCTCTTGCCGCTTATCAGTGCCATCGACCGCCTGGGACTCAACGAAAAATTTTCCACTGAGCCTTTCCCACTAATGGAAGACACGCTCCGGCCCGGCGTGCGCAAAGGCGATATGGACACTCTGGAGCTTGTGGAACAG encodes:
- a CDS encoding methyl-accepting chemotaxis protein produces the protein MRSIKQKIALAAGLGLIVTAAILMAFGLYSTSKTKDFVSHRVSQLLEESAISSLESLVSDRASVVETALQDNIDTARTTGKIFEVLRANLGSEHLRDLFVKILRANLDNNPTYLGSYSAWEPNALDGMDALYANTEAHDASGRFITYWNRDETGKISRQALVEYESDAKHANGVRKGGWYLGPRETGKESVLDPFPYIVQGKTEWLTTISVPVKENNKFLGVSGTDLRLTFLQKMAEDVDAKIYGGKGDVFIISYDGLVVANSGDASMVGKALSNGLPNADKVMPNVRDGKAYAGLSVDGKSIVAYAPVKLGRSGKFWSVLVRLPRDVVLADADALEAQLNERAKNDAFNQIMVGAGVALLGIICLWFFAGSLTRPLIRAKNYAEGVAAGDFSGELVVNQQDEIGVLANSLRTMVANLQAMIAEAHAKGEEAQKAMKEAQAAMQEAHAAKAQAERAKAEGMLHAAGQLEGVVEIVTAASQQLSSQIEQSSRGADEQSGRVRETATAMEEMNATVLEVARNAQQAADASTQTKQKALEGSNIVSDAVKGIETVRDQSLAIKEDMNALGKQAEGIGQIMNVIADIADQTNLLALNAAIEAARAGDAGRGFAVVADEVRKLAEKTMAATQEVGQAIRDIQDGTRKNIANVDKAAVTIESATDLSVRSGEALSQIFNLVEQVNDQVQSIATASEQQSAASEEINKSVEQVSAISAETAQAMEQASSAVSELAQQSKVLQNLIHEMKTQK